The Mixta hanseatica genome includes a region encoding these proteins:
- the rfaC gene encoding lipopolysaccharide heptosyltransferase RfaC has translation MKVLIVKTSSMGDVLHTLPALTDAMREIPDIRFDWVVEENFAQIPAWHPAVDRVLPVAIRRWRKHWFGSQQREERVAFKRALQAREYDVVIDAQGLIKSAALVTRLAKGVKHGQDSRSAREPFASWWYDKRHEIDKRQHAVERTRELFAKSLGYEKPQTQGDYAIASHFLAHPPADTGRYLVFLHATTRDNKHWPESHWRELIALIEPTGLRIKLPWGAEHEHQRAQRLAAGFSHVEVLPKLTLEQVAQTLAGAKAVVSVDTGLSHLTAALDRPNITLYGPTDPGLIGGYGLNQHVCKPENSTEMKDISAAQVESRLRTLI, from the coding sequence ATGAAGGTACTGATTGTTAAAACCTCTTCAATGGGGGACGTACTTCATACGCTACCGGCGTTGACCGATGCCATGCGGGAAATTCCTGATATTCGCTTTGACTGGGTAGTTGAGGAAAACTTCGCCCAAATCCCCGCCTGGCACCCGGCGGTAGATCGTGTGCTGCCGGTCGCGATTCGCCGCTGGCGTAAACACTGGTTCGGTAGCCAGCAACGTGAAGAACGCGTCGCGTTTAAACGGGCGCTACAGGCTCGTGAATATGATGTGGTGATTGATGCGCAGGGTTTGATTAAAAGCGCAGCGCTGGTGACCCGGCTGGCAAAAGGCGTCAAGCATGGCCAGGATAGCCGCAGCGCGCGTGAGCCTTTCGCCAGTTGGTGGTATGACAAACGTCACGAAATAGATAAGCGTCAACATGCCGTAGAGCGTACCCGCGAGCTGTTTGCTAAAAGCCTTGGCTATGAAAAACCGCAAACGCAGGGCGATTACGCCATCGCCTCGCATTTTCTGGCCCATCCGCCGGCGGATACGGGACGTTATCTGGTTTTTCTGCATGCCACTACGCGAGATAATAAACACTGGCCGGAAAGCCACTGGCGTGAGCTGATTGCGCTTATTGAACCAACCGGTTTACGGATTAAGCTGCCCTGGGGGGCGGAGCATGAGCATCAGCGGGCACAGCGCCTGGCCGCCGGCTTTAGTCATGTAGAAGTCTTGCCGAAGCTGACGCTGGAGCAGGTGGCGCAAACGCTGGCAGGCGCGAAAGCGGTGGTGTCGGTGGATACCGGTCTGAGCCATCTCACCGCCGCGCTCGATCGGCCGAATATTACGCTGTATGGCCCAACTGACCCCGGCCTGATTGGCGGCTATGGGCTGAATCAACATGTATGCAAACCTGAAAATTCGACTGAAATGAAAGATATTAGTGCGGCACAGGTCGAAAGCAGGCTTAGGACGCTTATTTAA
- a CDS encoding glycosyltransferase, protein MIIDGLPGGGAEKVVLTLAKGLLSLGHQVSLFSLRSVCDYPLPAGLDYQVIEDGCRKPWRKITELQRRARLLDRAIVKSEQQNGAFDLVISHLHKTDRIVSRCRHLDPAKTWYCLHGVFSASYLARRKGFSRWLKVHKTRRVYQNRNIIGVSQFVINDLKQHYGIKPAKEAVIYNPFDVDYILQQSQEACELAGQDYLLHVGRFHATKRHDRLLQAYAHSGVQAPLVLIGQGNDARIAELKQLAEQLGIADRVIFKGFTHNPYAWINHARMLIVSSDSEGFGNVLVEALLCQTSVVSTRCPGGPESILQGELARGLAEMTSESLAERIRDIYYQPLKLQQLDLSVYHVETICQRYLALIER, encoded by the coding sequence ATGATCATTGATGGCTTGCCAGGGGGCGGCGCAGAAAAAGTTGTGCTGACGCTGGCCAAAGGCTTGCTGTCGCTGGGGCATCAGGTTTCGCTCTTTTCTTTACGCAGCGTATGCGACTATCCCTTACCGGCCGGGCTGGATTACCAGGTGATCGAGGATGGCTGCCGTAAGCCATGGCGTAAAATTACCGAACTGCAACGGCGGGCCCGCCTGTTGGATCGGGCGATCGTAAAATCAGAGCAGCAAAACGGTGCCTTTGATTTAGTGATTTCTCATTTGCACAAAACTGACCGCATCGTCAGCCGCTGCCGCCATCTCGATCCTGCTAAAACCTGGTATTGTCTGCACGGTGTGTTCTCCGCCTCTTATCTGGCGCGGCGAAAGGGGTTTTCCCGCTGGCTAAAGGTTCACAAAACCCGCCGGGTGTATCAGAACCGCAACATTATCGGCGTTTCTCAGTTTGTTATTAACGATCTGAAGCAGCACTACGGCATTAAGCCGGCGAAAGAGGCCGTTATCTACAACCCTTTCGATGTCGACTATATCTTGCAGCAGTCGCAGGAAGCGTGCGAGCTGGCAGGACAGGATTATTTACTGCACGTGGGCCGCTTTCATGCGACAAAACGCCACGATCGCCTGCTCCAGGCTTATGCTCATAGCGGGGTGCAGGCGCCTCTGGTGCTGATCGGCCAGGGCAACGATGCGCGTATTGCCGAATTAAAACAGCTGGCCGAGCAGCTGGGCATTGCCGATCGCGTCATTTTCAAAGGCTTTACCCATAATCCCTATGCATGGATAAATCACGCACGTATGCTAATCGTCAGCTCTGACAGCGAAGGCTTTGGCAATGTGCTGGTTGAAGCGCTGCTGTGCCAGACCTCGGTAGTCAGTACCCGCTGCCCAGGCGGCCCCGAGAGCATCCTGCAAGGCGAGCTGGCACGCGGACTGGCAGAAATGACCAGCGAATCACTGGCAGAAAGGATCCGGGACATTTATTATCAGCCGCTTAAGCTGCAGCAGCTTGATCTCTCGGTCTACCATGTCGAGACCATCTGTCAGCGCTATCTTGCCCTGATTGAGCGCTGA
- a CDS encoding polysaccharide deacetylase family protein, with product MNKPAFLITIDTEGDNLWRNRQTITTRNTLFLPRFQALCEKYGFKPTWLTNYEMASDPAYVEFASDVIQRGHGEVGMHLHAWNSPPETPLTDDDWRWQPYLIEYPDALLRDKVKFMTDLLEEKFQTKMVSHRAGRWAFDERYAAVLRELGYQVDCSVTPRVSWRNSPGAPQGQGGTDYSHFPQHAYFLDPQDISRSGHSTLLEVPMSIQYKHSALMNTLKQGYDRLRGKKRGPSVNWLRPSGGNLAAMKRVAELSLAQGNDYVEFMLHSSEFMPDGSPTFKTQADIERLYDDLDALFSWLQQRTQGMTLAEYYMIKQRKPV from the coding sequence ATGAATAAACCGGCTTTTCTCATCACAATTGATACCGAAGGCGACAATCTTTGGCGCAATCGGCAGACCATTACCACGCGTAATACGCTTTTCCTGCCGCGTTTTCAGGCGCTCTGTGAAAAATATGGGTTTAAACCGACCTGGTTGACCAACTATGAGATGGCGAGCGATCCCGCTTATGTCGAGTTCGCCAGCGATGTGATTCAGCGCGGTCACGGTGAGGTGGGCATGCATTTGCACGCCTGGAACAGCCCGCCGGAAACGCCGCTTACCGATGATGACTGGCGCTGGCAGCCCTATCTGATTGAATATCCGGATGCCCTGCTGCGTGACAAAGTCAAATTTATGACCGACCTGCTGGAAGAAAAATTTCAAACCAAAATGGTCAGCCACCGCGCTGGTCGTTGGGCGTTTGATGAACGTTATGCCGCGGTTCTGCGTGAGCTGGGCTATCAGGTTGATTGCTCAGTCACGCCGCGCGTGAGCTGGCGCAATTCGCCTGGCGCGCCGCAGGGGCAGGGCGGCACAGACTATAGCCATTTTCCGCAGCACGCTTATTTTTTGGACCCGCAGGATATTTCACGCAGCGGTCATTCTACGCTGCTGGAAGTGCCGATGAGCATTCAGTACAAGCATTCGGCGTTAATGAATACGTTAAAGCAGGGTTACGATCGCCTACGCGGCAAAAAACGCGGCCCGTCGGTTAACTGGCTGCGCCCTTCCGGCGGCAATCTGGCGGCAATGAAGCGCGTCGCGGAGTTAAGTCTGGCGCAGGGCAACGATTACGTAGAGTTTATGCTGCATTCATCAGAATTTATGCCGGATGGCAGCCCAACGTTTAAAACGCAAGCCGATATTGAGCGGCTTTATGACGATCTGGACGCGTTATTTAGCTGGTTACAGCAGCGTACCCAGGGGATGACGCTGGCAGAATATTATATGATTAAGCAGCGTAAGCCCGTTTAA
- a CDS encoding glycosyltransferase family 9 protein — protein sequence MNYILIFILLLPIKWIRKLFQKKEGRNLVIQTAKIGDFVNITPLLAHLQHSDALLSRTVAPLAQHDDTLQKIWYIEDYKSGLLAKIRLALQLMNRYDNVYLLHPNNLNLFYAACCNANNKRFLSHYRRKWYQSPLYWTADGIVQHEKNTLTLENYLKLADPTLTKDAYPKHATHPLYPLAPVPAALQRQDGIKIGLSISAGNQAKTIPPSVWKHLFDRLADLPCLFYIFGASSEMHRLQELYKVVGERENIISLIGSIPLEGLPHAISMMDFYIASDSGNVYIADAVGVPIILIYGPCCVEEQRPLGDVLLIGPDHIAPSSFVFAALYQFHHPAEQLYALDNRKLDDIYDFIAARQPERLCQTKPH from the coding sequence GTGAATTACATTTTGATTTTTATCCTACTGTTGCCGATTAAATGGATCCGCAAGCTCTTCCAGAAAAAGGAAGGGCGTAATCTGGTGATCCAAACGGCTAAAATTGGCGACTTCGTTAATATCACGCCGTTACTGGCGCATCTGCAGCATAGCGATGCGCTGCTCAGCCGTACCGTTGCGCCGCTGGCACAGCACGATGATACACTGCAAAAAATTTGGTATATCGAAGATTATAAAAGCGGTCTGCTGGCTAAAATTCGTCTGGCGCTGCAGTTAATGAACCGCTACGACAACGTTTATCTGCTGCATCCCAACAACCTTAATCTGTTTTATGCGGCCTGCTGCAATGCGAATAATAAACGTTTTCTCTCGCACTATCGCCGCAAATGGTATCAGAGCCCGCTCTACTGGACAGCCGACGGCATAGTGCAGCACGAGAAAAACACGCTTACGCTGGAAAACTACCTTAAGCTGGCCGACCCCACCTTAACTAAGGATGCTTACCCGAAGCACGCCACGCATCCGCTCTATCCTCTCGCTCCGGTGCCCGCAGCACTCCAGCGTCAGGATGGCATTAAAATCGGTTTGAGTATCTCTGCAGGAAATCAGGCGAAAACCATTCCGCCTTCGGTGTGGAAACATCTGTTTGATCGTCTGGCTGACCTGCCCTGCCTGTTTTATATTTTTGGCGCTTCCTCGGAAATGCATCGCTTGCAGGAACTGTATAAGGTGGTAGGAGAGCGAGAGAACATTATCAGTCTGATCGGCTCGATTCCGCTTGAAGGTTTGCCGCATGCCATCAGCATGATGGATTTTTATATCGCTTCTGACTCCGGCAACGTTTATATCGCCGATGCCGTCGGCGTGCCGATTATATTGATTTATGGCCCCTGTTGTGTGGAAGAGCAACGGCCGCTGGGCGATGTTCTGTTGATTGGACCCGATCATATTGCGCCCTCTTCGTTTGTTTTTGCCGCGTTGTATCAGTTCCATCACCCGGCAGAGCAGCTTTATGCACTCGATAA
- a CDS encoding sugar glycosyltransferase gives MGTFFKQIYRYTHPRRYRHNENLWPYIKISRAEQGHIDSLRYRGQPVPLYNLSLLRDERPEKLLIVATGPSVNHTDFSVLQQLPAMGLNGAWFKHQEIDFHYYVIVDMTFLDRHMDMVKEVVSQSELIFFTTMHGILKIIDAISLAQIKCRLALIEDACFKIMQPRIFPEEIPDQYKEMDAVHLDARHRHIAFSQDIRTGIFDAGTVAFWSLQIAGFMQPKKIIFAGLDMNNFNNPRFYETKQTMLPSFLEEKFTSIVLPAFQLASTVLAKKNISVYNLSAISAIPDNIFHKVSPDDVVSS, from the coding sequence ATGGGGACTTTTTTTAAACAAATATATCGATACACGCATCCGCGTCGTTATCGGCACAATGAAAACCTTTGGCCCTATATTAAAATTAGTCGTGCCGAGCAAGGCCATATCGATAGTTTACGTTATCGAGGGCAGCCAGTGCCGCTGTATAATCTTTCATTGCTACGCGATGAAAGACCTGAAAAATTATTGATCGTTGCGACAGGTCCTTCGGTTAACCATACGGATTTTTCAGTACTTCAGCAACTACCGGCGATGGGCCTAAACGGAGCATGGTTTAAGCATCAGGAAATCGATTTCCACTATTATGTTATTGTTGATATGACCTTTCTGGACCGCCATATGGACATGGTTAAAGAAGTGGTCAGTCAATCTGAACTCATTTTTTTCACGACGATGCATGGCATTCTGAAAATTATCGATGCCATTTCTTTAGCACAAATAAAATGTCGGCTTGCTTTAATAGAAGATGCCTGTTTTAAAATTATGCAACCCCGAATTTTCCCGGAGGAAATACCCGACCAGTATAAAGAGATGGATGCTGTACATCTTGATGCGCGGCATCGACACATCGCTTTTTCGCAGGATATACGAACAGGTATTTTCGATGCAGGCACCGTTGCGTTTTGGTCATTACAAATCGCTGGGTTTATGCAGCCGAAAAAGATAATTTTTGCTGGGTTAGACATGAATAACTTTAATAACCCAAGATTTTATGAAACAAAACAAACGATGCTGCCATCTTTTCTGGAGGAAAAATTCACATCAATAGTATTACCTGCCTTTCAGCTTGCCAGTACCGTTCTGGCCAAAAAAAATATCTCTGTATATAATCTTTCAGCCATTAGCGCTATTCCTGATAATATTTTTCATAAGGTTTCTCCTGATGACGTCGTCAGTAGCTGA